In a genomic window of Zingiber officinale cultivar Zhangliang chromosome 9B, Zo_v1.1, whole genome shotgun sequence:
- the LOC122025726 gene encoding uncharacterized protein LOC122025726 — protein MKNIYHKAKGKIHPSPAAPPPAVAGIGLSSSKHNALEVLSVLPAAILVLTAALTSGDKEVLAYLVIRSLHGPAAATAPAERKRERGPGAAHRPLLDCGCFDCYTSFWSRWDASPDRELIHQAIEAFEEHLASAEKRGAGRGARRRESRRRMDRAGKVKERAEAAVAEEEKKMLEEPKTATEAPTGEETSEERSGEGESVATDGEKRRRWADVKDLFHSVFWNLWGPAV, from the coding sequence ATGAAGAACATTTACCACAAAGCCAAGGGCAAAATCCACCCTTCCCCGGCGGCACCGCCGCCGGCGGTTGCTGGAATCGGCCTGTCGTCGTCTAAGCACAACGCGCTCGAGGTGCTCAGCGTCCTCCCCGCGGCCATCCTTGTCCTCACGGCGGCGCTGACAAGCGGGGACAAGGAAGTGCTGGCCTACCTGGTCATCAGGTCCCTCCACGGCCCTGCCGCCGCGACGGCGCCCGCGGAGCGGAAGCGGGAACGGGGGCCGGGCGCGGCTCATCGGCCTCTGCTCGACTGCGGCTGCTTTGACTGCTACACCAGTTTCTGGTCGCGGTGGGACGCCTCCCCCGACCGCGAGCTCATCCACCAGGCCATCGAGGCGTTCGAGGAGCACCTTGCGAGTGCGGAGAAGAGGGGCGCCGGCAGGGGCGCGCGGAGGAGGGAGAGTAGGAGGAGGATGGATAGAGCTGGAAAGGTGAAGGAGCGGGCGGAGGCTGCGGTGGCGGAGGAGGAGAAAAAGATGCTCGAGGAACCGAAGACTGCAACTGAGGCACCAACTGGAGAGGAAACCAGCGAGGAGAGGAGCGGAGAAGGGGAGTCGGTGGCGACGGATGGCGAGAAGCGACGGCGATGGGCGGACGTGAAGGATCTCTTCCACTCCGTTTTCTGGAACCTTTGGGGTCCGGCCGTGTAG